Proteins found in one Brachypodium distachyon strain Bd21 chromosome 5, Brachypodium_distachyon_v3.0, whole genome shotgun sequence genomic segment:
- the LOC104581264 gene encoding uncharacterized protein LOC104581264, whose translation MSSSASSSSPAGSNPVGTVQEKLMRNNYLLWKVQVLPAIRGAHLMGYINRKVEEPPAELTSTDDNDKKVSNPAYVAWVINMETSHEIWEAIEQMFSSSMLAKLVNTRIALATTPKGNMTVTEYFAKIKSFGDEMASVGKPLGEDDLVSYVLAGLDFDYNSLVSAIFTRVEPIKMADLYSPLMGFESRLNLLQGQAGGQVQSSANAVTRGGGSGGRGGYNNNRGRGGNNGGDRNRGNDRGNDRGNYNNGSGSGGYNNNNSGSKPRC comes from the exons ATGTCGAGCTCTGCATCCTCGTCCTCTCCCGCGGGATCCAATCCCGTTGGCACTGTCCAAGAGAAGCTCATGAGGAACAACTACCTGCTGTGGAAGGTGCAGGTCCTTCCGGCTATTCGCGGTGCGCATCTGATGGGATACATCAACAGAAAGGTGGAGGAGCCACCGGCCGAGCTGACAAGCACTGACGACAACGACAAGAAGGTGTCCAACCCAGCGTACGTCGCATGG GTAATCAACATGGAAACCTCGCACGAGATCTGGGAGGCCATCGAGCAGATGTTCTCCTCCAGCATGTTGGCCAAGCTCGTCAACACCCGCATCGCCTTGGCCACTACGCCCAAGGGGAATATGACCGTCACTGAGTACTTTGCTAAGATCAAGTCCTTTGGTGATGAGATGGCTTCCGTCGGCAAGCCGCTCGGGGAGGACGATCTGGTGTCCtacgtcctcgccggcctcgaCTTCGACTACAACTCCTTGGTGTCGGCTATCTTCACGCGTGTGGAGCCGATCAAGATGGCGGATCTCTACTCGCCGCTGATGGGCTTCGAGTCACGCCTCAACCTGCTGCAGGGCCAAGCCGGAGGGCAAGTGCAGTCGTCTGCCAACGCTGTCACTCGTGGCGGCGGTAGTGGAGGACGTGGCGGCTACAACAACAACCGTGGCCGCGGGGGCAACAATGGAGGTGACCGCAACCGCGGCAATGATCGCGGCAATGACCGCGGCAACTACAACAATGGGTCGGGATCCGGGGgctacaacaacaacaactccGGGTCCAAGCCTCGGTGCTAA